Genomic segment of Desulfovibrio sp.:
CGGGAGGTTTCGACCGTAATGTGATCATATGCCTGCCACTCCTCCGGAAAGCACGCCCCACCCCACCCACCTGTACTTTCCGGAGGTTCCACGCGCTGGCCCCGGGCGGTCCCTCCCGCCCGGGGCTCTCTTTTTTGCTCAAGACTGATCTGGTTCGGGATTACGCCCGCAAGCCGTCGGTGCATATCCGTTCTGGACTGCACTGTATTTCACCAGGCGGGCACGGGTGTCTCTTTCTATCTCGAGTGGCTGGGGTGGCAGAACAGAGGAAGAGGACGTGGAAGACTGAGTGCTGAAAACGTTCAGGGGGCGCCGTGTTCTGTCAGGAAGCGGTCAAGCTGGTTGGCGAAGTTCTCGCGATCCCGGCGGCTGAGCGGTGGAGGACCGCCTGTGGTCACACCGCCGCTTCGAAGCTCATAGAGCAGATTGCGCATGGTCAGGCGCCCCTGGATGTTGTCCTTGGTGTAAAGCTCTCCTCTGGGATTAAGGGCGTGGGCATCCTTCTCGATGACCTTGGCGGCCAGCGGGATATCCGCGGTGATGACCAGGTCGCCGGCCTGGACAAGCTCGACAATGGCCTCATCCACTACGTCGAAGCCTTGCCCCACCCGGATGGTCTTGATGAAGTCCGACAGGGGAATCTGCAGATTCTTGTTGGCCACCAGGGTAAGACGCAGCTTTAGACGCAGGGAGGCCCTGAAGAGTATCTCCTTGATGGCATTGGGAAGCGCATCAGCGTCGACTAAGATTTCCATTTTCTATGATCACCTTG
This window contains:
- a CDS encoding YaiI/YqxD family protein, with the protein product MEILVDADALPNAIKEILFRASLRLKLRLTLVANKNLQIPLSDFIKTIRVGQGFDVVDEAIVELVQAGDLVITADIPLAAKVIEKDAHALNPRGELYTKDNIQGRLTMRNLLYELRSGGVTTGGPPPLSRRDRENFANQLDRFLTEHGAP